The Verrucomicrobiota bacterium genome window below encodes:
- the hisG gene encoding ATP phosphoribosyltransferase: protein MSNTLKFGFPAGSLSEATVKLFAHAGWQIGVSSRSYKPSIDDPEMEGRFVRAQEVSRYVESGYFDCGITGKDWIAENESQIEVICDLPYSKATSAPARWILAVPDASPIKTVQDLAGKRIATEAVNLTRQFLKKHGVEAHVEFSWGATEVKVPDLVDAIVDITETGSSLKANQLRIVDTLMESYPQLIVNKESHKDAWKKQKIQRIALLLKGALEARRKVGLKMNIQETRLTNLLSSLPALRNPTISQLSTTGWVAVETIIDEHIVRELIPQLKELGAEGIIEYPLNKVIY from the coding sequence ATGTCAAATACCCTGAAATTCGGTTTTCCCGCCGGCTCGCTTTCTGAAGCGACCGTGAAGCTTTTTGCTCATGCGGGCTGGCAAATCGGGGTATCGAGCCGTTCTTATAAACCCTCCATTGATGATCCGGAGATGGAAGGTCGTTTTGTCCGTGCACAAGAAGTCTCCCGTTATGTGGAAAGTGGTTATTTTGATTGCGGAATCACTGGGAAAGACTGGATTGCCGAAAATGAAAGTCAGATCGAGGTCATCTGTGATTTACCTTACAGCAAAGCCACCAGTGCACCCGCCCGCTGGATATTAGCGGTCCCCGACGCCTCCCCCATCAAGACCGTGCAGGATCTCGCTGGAAAACGGATCGCTACTGAAGCCGTGAATCTCACTAGACAATTTTTAAAAAAACACGGGGTCGAAGCCCATGTGGAGTTTTCTTGGGGCGCCACGGAGGTTAAAGTCCCCGATCTTGTGGATGCGATTGTGGATATCACCGAGACAGGTTCCTCACTCAAGGCAAATCAACTCAGGATTGTCGACACCCTTATGGAGTCTTATCCACAACTCATTGTGAATAAGGAAAGCCACAAGGACGCCTGGAAAAAACAAAAAATCCAGAGGATCGCTCTCTTGCTCAAGGGTGCACTGGAAGCCCGCCGTAAAGTCGGCCTGAAAATGAATATCCAGGAAACCCGGCTCACCAACCTGCTCAGCAGTTTGCCCGCCTTGCGTAATCCCACTATTTCCCAGCTCAGCACCACCGGATGGGTCGCTGTTGAGACAATCATTGACGAACACATTGTTCGGGAGTTGATTCCTCAATTAAAAGAGCTTGGAGCTGAAGGAATAATCGAGTATCCTTTAAACAAAGTTATCTATTAA
- a CDS encoding molybdopterin molybdotransferase MoeA, producing MSPEQARQEILSKVREIPDRTEKIPLEKAFGRSLAHDFFSPRNLPGFDNSAMDGYALRAEDTAQASSENIIDLDVQNEQPAGRSKGLKLLPGRCIRIFTGAPMPEGANAVIMQEDVKALAGAIFLTEPILKGEYIRKAGQDVCEGQKIIPKGTRLDERHLGLLSSLGVPEIMVSKPPRVAILVTGSELRKPGEDLLPGEIYESNSLMMAAMVQKTGAIPVRLPVIKDDLIQITAGIEAALRCEAVIICGGMSVGEHDYIRRALAKCKIPETFWRVALKPGKPFLFSIKNDVPIFGLPGNPVSSYVTFILFVRPALRLMMGITDTHDLNIRLPLGEKIVNEEKRFHFLRGVIKSGKVYSAGRQASHIFSSLIEANCLIRALPETIHAENSLVECLLLENPDNPQVALD from the coding sequence ATGTCCCCGGAGCAAGCCCGGCAAGAAATCCTCTCCAAAGTGCGGGAAATTCCCGATAGGACAGAAAAAATCCCTCTTGAAAAAGCATTTGGCCGCAGCCTCGCCCACGACTTTTTCTCCCCGCGCAATTTGCCTGGGTTCGATAACTCTGCCATGGATGGATATGCCTTACGCGCCGAGGACACAGCCCAAGCCAGCTCGGAAAATATCATTGATCTGGATGTCCAAAATGAGCAACCCGCAGGTCGCTCAAAGGGACTCAAACTCCTCCCGGGCCGGTGCATCCGCATTTTTACGGGAGCACCCATGCCTGAAGGGGCTAACGCCGTCATTATGCAAGAAGATGTCAAAGCATTGGCCGGAGCCATTTTCCTGACTGAACCTATCCTGAAGGGGGAATACATCCGCAAAGCCGGACAGGATGTCTGCGAAGGACAAAAAATTATTCCTAAAGGAACCCGTCTCGATGAAAGGCATTTAGGACTGCTCTCTTCTTTAGGCGTCCCTGAAATCATGGTTTCTAAACCCCCGCGGGTGGCGATACTCGTCACGGGTAGTGAATTACGCAAACCCGGTGAGGATCTACTTCCCGGTGAGATCTATGAGTCCAACAGCCTGATGATGGCTGCCATGGTCCAAAAAACCGGTGCGATCCCTGTGCGCCTGCCCGTCATCAAGGATGACCTGATACAGATTACCGCAGGGATCGAAGCCGCCCTGCGGTGCGAGGCTGTGATTATTTGCGGGGGCATGTCTGTCGGGGAACATGACTATATCCGGCGGGCCTTGGCAAAATGCAAAATACCCGAGACTTTCTGGCGCGTGGCATTAAAACCGGGAAAACCCTTCCTTTTCAGCATCAAAAATGATGTCCCTATCTTCGGGCTACCCGGTAACCCCGTCTCTTCATACGTGACATTCATCCTTTTTGTCCGCCCGGCTCTCCGTTTGATGATGGGGATCACTGACACCCATGATCTAAATATCCGCTTGCCCTTAGGGGAAAAAATAGTCAATGAAGAAAAAAGATTCCATTTTCTCAGGGGCGTCATCAAATCGGGGAAGGTTTATTCCGCAGGACGCCAAGCCTCCCATATTTTCAGCTCTTTGATCGAAGCAAATTGCCTGATCCGGGCTTTGCCTGAGACGATTCATGCTGAAAACAGCCTTGTGGAATGCCTTTTACTCGAAAATCCTGATAATCCGCAAGTTGCTCTTGATTAG
- a CDS encoding TIGR02206 family membrane protein produces MPEFRLFSPEHLIALLLTAASCTGCLMLRRVNLSPSQAKVGAWVIIGMLLAYAITSYTKIVINGTFTLQTGLPLHLCDVLVIVCLLALATRHQLLFETAYFLGLAGTLQTLITPNLEVGFPTMRCLIFFWMHGVILVAICFMIGAYRLRPQPGCIGRMFLIINLYVLAALLVNAVVGANYGFLSRPPMNQENLILAISRWAPWPWYILVLEIIALASFLIYYAPWLIKDRLTKHTKKHANT; encoded by the coding sequence ATGCCGGAATTCCGACTTTTCAGCCCTGAACACTTGATCGCGCTCCTCCTGACCGCAGCAAGTTGCACAGGTTGCCTAATGCTCCGGAGGGTCAATCTTTCCCCCTCCCAAGCCAAAGTCGGTGCTTGGGTGATTATCGGGATGCTTTTGGCCTATGCGATCACCAGTTACACCAAAATCGTGATCAATGGCACATTCACCCTTCAGACCGGTCTGCCCCTCCACCTCTGCGACGTTCTCGTTATTGTCTGCCTTCTCGCCCTGGCCACACGACATCAGCTCTTATTTGAAACGGCCTATTTTCTCGGGTTAGCCGGCACACTTCAAACGCTGATCACCCCAAATCTTGAAGTTGGATTCCCCACCATGCGCTGCCTGATTTTCTTTTGGATGCACGGGGTTATCCTCGTCGCCATTTGTTTTATGATCGGGGCCTACCGCCTCCGCCCCCAGCCCGGCTGTATCGGGCGCATGTTCCTGATCATTAATCTCTATGTCCTCGCTGCCCTTTTGGTCAATGCCGTCGTAGGGGCGAATTACGGATTTTTGAGCCGCCCGCCCATGAACCAAGAGAATCTCATCCTAGCAATCAGTCGCTGGGCACCGTGGCCATGGTATATCCTTGTCCTTGAAATCATCGCCTTAGCGAGTTTTTTGATTTACTACGCGCCGTGGCTGATTAAAGACAGATTAACCAAACATACCAAAAAACATGCAAACACCTGA
- a CDS encoding AURKAIP1/COX24 domain-containing protein, with translation MGSLKKRRKSKINRHKRRKRSRADRHKK, from the coding sequence ATGGGTTCATTGAAGAAAAGACGTAAATCGAAGATCAATCGCCATAAGCGCCGTAAACGCAGCCGCGCCGATCGTCATAAGAAATAA